The following nucleotide sequence is from Allocatelliglobosispora scoriae.
CACCAGCGAGGGCGACATGCTGATGGCCGAGGCGAACCCGATGGCGCTGGGCACGATGATGGCAGGTTTCGCGGCCTTTGTCGTAGCCTGGTGGTTCCTGGAGCTGCGACGGGGAACCCCGAGGCGCTAGAGGGTCTGGCGCTTCTCGGCTTCGTGCGGTAGAAGGATCACCGGGACGTTTTGCTCGGGAGGATGAGACATGGCTCAGCGTTGGAAGTGGATCGGCATCATCGCCGGAGTCCTCTTCGCCATCAATATCGTCGGGCGGATCGTCTCGAAGGCCTCCTTCGAGGGCGATACGAGCAAGGAGACGGCGGTCGGATTCGTCGCCTTCGGCGCGGTCGCGCTCGTCCTCGCCGTCGTCGCCTTCATCTGGGGCCGGGACCGGTCGGTCGGAGTGGTCGTGGCGGACATCGCCGCTGCCGCCGCCATCGGCGGGCTGCTCAGCATCATCGTCGGGCCGTTCGTCACCGGCGGCAAGCCCTTCGCCAGCGGTGCCGGAGCCTTCTTCGAGCAGGTCTGGTGGTACGCGGGTTTCGTCGCCGCCGGTGTCTTCCTCGGGCTCGCGGTGCTGATCGCCATCGGCCAGGACCTGCGGTCCAAGCAGCTCAAGTCCTACGCCGCGAGGGCCAAGCGCGTATAGCGGTGGTGGGTGGCGAACCCGAGCCGTGCGTAGAGGGCGATCGCCGTCTCGTTGCTCGACTCCACCTGTAGGAACGCTCGCTCGGCACCCTGCTGCGCGCCCCAGCGGGCGAGGCGGCCGATCACCGACTGGGCGAGGCCACGCCGTCGGGCCGACGGGACGGTCTCGATCCCGTAGAGCCCCAGCCAGCCGTCGGTCACCGTGCCCCTGCCCCGGGCCAGGAGGCGGCCTTCTTCGGCGTACCTGGCGAAGGTGAGCCTGTCCACCGCGGTCAGGACGTGCAGAGCGGCCGGGGGCAGTGGACCGCGCGAGCCCGCGATGAGGGCGAGTTCGTCGTCGCTCGGGCCGTCGTGCAGCGTGCACGCCGCACCGTCGGGTGTCGCGGCGATGAGCGCGTCCAGCGCGGTCGACTGGACCAGGACCGTGCAGTCCGGCAGCCACCCGGCCTTCAGCGCGGCATCCGCGACGGGCTGCGCCAGCGGCTGCGGCACGTCGATCAGGGGAGTGCGGCCCAGACCGCGGTAGAACTCCGCGACCGCGTCGAGCGCCGCCGGGAGCGGCAGGCCGGGGTCGCCGACCGGCAGCGCGGAGTTGGCGCGCCCGGTGAAGCCCTCTGCGGAGCGCAGCCACCAGTCGCCGAGCCGCTCGCTGACGGGTGCGGGCCAGGCCCGCGCGGCCGCGAGCTCCAGGGCCGCGATCTCCGCGGCACGCCTGGTCGTCCGCGCCGGCACGGTCTTCGCCCGGTGGACTTCGTCGATGGGTACGCGCACCTCGCCGCCCTCGGAACGAAGAGTCAGAAATATCTCGTTGATCTCGATCAGGTCGCCGAGAATATCCGTAAATAGCGGACGTTCGGCGGTGCCGCCCGTCACCTTGCGGCGCACCACGACGCGCTTTCCTACATCGTGCGGAGTGAGCCCCGGACCGAGCACGATCAACCGCCTCCCCGTATCTAGATGCGCCTGGGCGTGGATACTAGGCTGTACCCGGCGGCCGGCCTACCAAGGGGCGGGCGGCAGGTTCTTTGCGGAAGGACGACCCCGTGACATACATCATCGCCGAGCCGTGCGTCGATGTTCTCGACAAGGCGTGCATCGAGGAGTGCCCCGTCGACTGCATCTACGAGGGCAACCGGATGCTCTACATCCACCCCGATGAGTGTGTGGACTGTGGCGCCTGCGAGCCGGTCTGCCCGGTCGAGGCGATCTTCTATGAGGATGACGTGCCGGAGCAGTGGAAGGACTACACCGACGCGAACTACAAGTTCTTCGAGACCCTGGGCTCGCCCGGCGGCGCCTCGAAGATCGGCAAGATCGCGGCGGACGCTCCCTTCGTCGCGGCCGAGCCGCCGCGCGGGGAAGCTCACTGAGCGGGTTCGCGGGCCGGCGGTCCAAGGCCGCCGGCCTTCCCGACATCCCCTGGGACCGGCTCGAACCACTGAAGGCGCTGGCCGCCGGTCATCCGGGCGGGCTCGTCGACCTCTCGATGGGCACGCCGGTCGATCCGGTCGACCCGGCCATCATGGCGGCGCTGAGCGCCGCAGCCGATGCGCCCGGTTATCCGCTGACCATGGGCAGCGTGGCGTTGCGCGGTGCCATGCGCGCCTACCTCACACGGACGTCGGCTGCCGTCGGCGACTTCGGGGTCATCCCGACCGTCGGCTCGAAGGAACTCGTCGCCTGGCTGCCCACGTTCCTCGGCCTCGGCGCCGGTGACACCGTCGTCATCCCCGAGGTCTGCTACCCGACCTACGAGGTCGGCGCGATGCTCGCCGGTGCCGATGTGCTCCGGGCCGACTCCCCGCCCGGCGTTCCGGCCGCGCTGGTCTGGATCAACTCGCCGGGCAACCCGCACGGGCGCGTGACCGACCTCGACGAGATGCGCGCCTGGGTGGCGTGGGCGCGCGGCTGCGGCGCCGTGCTCGCCTCGGACGAGTGCTACCTCAGCCTGCCCTGGGAGCAGACGCCGATCTCGGTGCTGGACCCCGCGGTCAACGACGGCGACCTCACCGGCCTGCTGGCGGTGCAGTCGCTCTCCAAGCGCTCCAACCTCGCCGGATACCGAGCGGGACTCATCGCGGGCGACCCGGCGATCGTGCGCGAGCTGCTCACGATCCGCAAGCACGCCGGTCTGATCGTGCCCGACCCGGTGCAGGCGGCGATGGTGGCAGCACTGGGCGACGAGGCACACGTCGAGGTCCAGCGCGAGCGTTACCGGGCGCGCCGCGTGATCATGCGGGACGGCCTGGAGAAGGCCGGATTCCGGATCGAGCACTCGACCGCCGGGCTCTACCTGTGGGCGACCCGGGACGAACCCGGCTGGGACACCACCGCCTGGCTTGCCGACCTGGGCATCCTCGTGGTTCCTGGTGCCTTCTACGGCCCGGCCGGGGAGAGCTTCGTGCGCATCGCGCTGACCGCCTCCGACGAGCGCATCGCCGCCGCCGCTGAGCGTCTCGGCTGAGCGCTAGCGCGTCGCGAGGGCCGTGTAGGTGACCGTGGTCGCGTCCGTCTCCTGGCCGGTCACATAACCGCCGTCGCCACCCAGCCGACGCAGGAAATCGAGCTCCGCCTGATCGTCGCGGGCGAGATCGAAGCTTCGGGTGACCGGGAGCATGGACCGGTCCAGCAGCTCCTCGCGCAGCCCTCGTCCGACCTGCAGCCGCCGGAGCAACTCGGCATCGTCGGCGTCGGCCAGCGAGGCCACCAGCCCGTCGAGGACCGCGCGGACCAGGTCGAGCTGAGCGACCACCGCCGCGCGGTTACTGATCAGCATGTCGGCGGTGCGGCTGCTGGGCGTACCCGCGACTCTGGTTCCGTCCTTGAAGCTCCCGGCCGCGAGCGCGAGGACCGCCTGCTTGACCGCGGATCCGGCCGCCGCACCGGCGAGAGCGCCGGCGAGGATGTGCGGGATGTGCGACGAGAGCGCGACCACCGCGTCGTGAGCCCGGGGCTCCATCGGAACGACCCGGGCGCCGAAGTTCTCGATGATGAGCCGGGTCAGCAGGCGGAAGCCGGGCAGCGCGTCGGTGGAGCTCGGGCACAGGACCCAGGGAGCGCTGTCGTAGAGCGAGCCGATCGCCGAGTCCAGGCCGGCCTTCTCCGTCCCGGCCATCGGGTGGCCGGGGATGAAGCGGTCAGCCAGGCCCAGCCGGGCTGCGTGATCGGCGATCTCGGCCTTGGTGCTGCCGACGTCGGTGATGACGCAGCCGTCGTCCGCGAGGCGCGCGACCTCGGTCAGGCTCTCCGGCAGGGCGCGGAGCGGGCCGCAGAGGAAGACGACGTCGCGGCCCTTGAGCGTGACGTCCAGACGGTCGTTGAAGGGCACGCGGCGCCGGGCGGCTGCCGCCCGGGCGGCGGGTTGCGGATCCCAGCCCAGCACGTCGTTGCCGGCCTCGTGCAGCCGCAGCAGGATCGAGCCGCCGATCAGCCCGGTCCCGACCACCGCGATCCGCAGCCTCGGTGTTGTCTCATCCGCCACCGCTGCTCCCTGATGTGTTCGGACGGTACATGTCGAGCACACCCCGGGACGGTTCGGAACCCTGGATGTCGCTGCGCCAGTAACCCTTCATCGCCGAGTAGGACAGTGGCGACAAAGTCAACATACCGCTGCGGGGTGCGTAGCCTTCCTGTGTGGTTGTGCCGATCTTGTAGACCAGCTCGACCTGACCGTCGAGGTAGGTCGCTCCCACCGAGGTGACGGTGGCGAAGCATTTCGCCACGAAACCGGGCTCCTGGCGGACGGCGGCGAGGGTGTCGGCCTGCGTCCGGTAGAGCTGCACGGTGTAGCGCAGATCGCCGCCGCGGATGTCGAGCCGTGCCAGGCCCCAGTTGCCCGACGACGATTCGTAGACCCACTCGCCCAGGATCGGATGCGCCCACCAGCGCAGGAGGATCAGTTGCAGGGTCCGGACGATGACGGCGAGGCTGAACGCCGAGACGATGGCCGCCACCGCCGTCTGCCCGAGACCGCTCGGCCGGACGAAGGCGAGCGTGACGGAGTTCAGCACGCTGAACAGGACCGCTCCTCCCGCCAGCGCCATCTGCCGGACACCGTCGATGTTGCGATCGCGAAGCAGCGCGTGGAGGAACCCCATGGCTACCCCACCGGCCCCGAGGCGGCGGGACGGCCGGGGAAGCGGGCGACCACCCGGTGGAAGTCCTT
It contains:
- the fdxA gene encoding ferredoxin produces the protein MTYIIAEPCVDVLDKACIEECPVDCIYEGNRMLYIHPDECVDCGACEPVCPVEAIFYEDDVPEQWKDYTDANYKFFETLGSPGGASKIGKIAADAPFVAAEPPRGEAH
- a CDS encoding prephenate dehydrogenase is translated as MADETTPRLRIAVVGTGLIGGSILLRLHEAGNDVLGWDPQPAARAAAARRRVPFNDRLDVTLKGRDVVFLCGPLRALPESLTEVARLADDGCVITDVGSTKAEIADHAARLGLADRFIPGHPMAGTEKAGLDSAIGSLYDSAPWVLCPSSTDALPGFRLLTRLIIENFGARVVPMEPRAHDAVVALSSHIPHILAGALAGAAAGSAVKQAVLALAAGSFKDGTRVAGTPSSRTADMLISNRAAVVAQLDLVRAVLDGLVASLADADDAELLRRLQVGRGLREELLDRSMLPVTRSFDLARDDQAELDFLRRLGGDGGYVTGQETDATTVTYTALATR
- a CDS encoding GNAT family N-acetyltransferase, giving the protein MVRRKVTGGTAERPLFTDILGDLIEINEIFLTLRSEGGEVRVPIDEVHRAKTVPARTTRRAAEIAALELAAARAWPAPVSERLGDWWLRSAEGFTGRANSALPVGDPGLPLPAALDAVAEFYRGLGRTPLIDVPQPLAQPVADAALKAGWLPDCTVLVQSTALDALIAATPDGAACTLHDGPSDDELALIAGSRGPLPPAALHVLTAVDRLTFARYAEEGRLLARGRGTVTDGWLGLYGIETVPSARRRGLAQSVIGRLARWGAQQGAERAFLQVESSNETAIALYARLGFATHHRYTRLALAA
- the dapC gene encoding succinyldiaminopimelate transaminase, with amino-acid sequence MSGFAGRRSKAAGLPDIPWDRLEPLKALAAGHPGGLVDLSMGTPVDPVDPAIMAALSAAADAPGYPLTMGSVALRGAMRAYLTRTSAAVGDFGVIPTVGSKELVAWLPTFLGLGAGDTVVIPEVCYPTYEVGAMLAGADVLRADSPPGVPAALVWINSPGNPHGRVTDLDEMRAWVAWARGCGAVLASDECYLSLPWEQTPISVLDPAVNDGDLTGLLAVQSLSKRSNLAGYRAGLIAGDPAIVRELLTIRKHAGLIVPDPVQAAMVAALGDEAHVEVQRERYRARRVIMRDGLEKAGFRIEHSTAGLYLWATRDEPGWDTTAWLADLGILVVPGAFYGPAGESFVRIALTASDERIAAAAERLG